One genomic region from Pseudomonas sp. R5-89-07 encodes:
- a CDS encoding DUF2946 domain-containing protein, whose translation MGAPRARLSQRPRLMRGSWISLFAMLMIFIGPLISQAMPMDHHAGMSMDMPSCHGEPTPTKAPDEHHVLWEKCGYCSLLFSCPALPGGVSFISLDTPPPANALPCAPRLGHARQNIFPGARSRAPPIAS comes from the coding sequence ATGGGCGCCCCTCGCGCCAGGTTGTCTCAACGCCCGCGCCTGATGCGCGGCAGTTGGATCAGCCTGTTCGCCATGTTGATGATCTTTATCGGTCCGCTGATTTCCCAAGCGATGCCGATGGACCATCACGCCGGTATGTCGATGGACATGCCCAGCTGCCATGGCGAGCCCACACCCACCAAAGCCCCCGACGAGCACCACGTCCTCTGGGAAAAGTGCGGCTATTGCAGCCTGCTCTTCAGTTGCCCGGCCCTGCCCGGCGGCGTGTCTTTCATCAGCCTCGACACCCCGCCGCCCGCCAACGCCCTGCCCTGCGCGCCGCGCCTGGGCCATGCCCGGCAAAACATCTTCCCCGGCGCCCGCAGCCGCGCGCCGCCCATCGCCTCGTAA
- a CDS encoding copper chaperone PCu(A)C, whose protein sequence is MLKSSLLLAALLLPVFSAANADDYKAGDLLVSDPWSQELPPNAPTVAAYFVIHNTGAAPDRLLGVETSVAEKAELHEHVMQGDLMKMQQVPSVAVPAKGELTFAPMAYHVMLLGLKDRSLLADGKQFPLTLIFEKAGKVQVNVSVQKTPPMAAHEHQHAQ, encoded by the coding sequence ATGCTTAAATCTTCCCTGCTTCTGGCGGCGTTGCTGCTGCCGGTGTTCAGTGCCGCCAATGCCGATGACTACAAGGCCGGCGACCTGCTGGTCAGCGATCCCTGGTCCCAGGAGTTGCCGCCGAATGCGCCCACCGTTGCGGCGTATTTCGTGATTCATAACACCGGTGCTGCCCCCGATCGCCTGCTCGGCGTTGAAACCAGCGTCGCCGAAAAAGCCGAGCTGCACGAGCATGTAATGCAAGGCGACTTGATGAAGATGCAACAAGTGCCCAGCGTCGCCGTGCCGGCCAAGGGCGAGCTGACCTTCGCGCCGATGGCTTACCACGTGATGCTGCTGGGCCTCAAGGACCGCAGCCTGCTGGCCGACGGCAAGCAATTCCCGCTGACCCTGATCTTTGAAAAGGCTGGCAAGGTTCAAGTGAACGTGTCGGTCCAGAAGACGCCGCCGATGGCCGCCCACGAGCATCAGCACGCCCAGTAG
- a CDS encoding DUF2946 domain-containing protein, whose amino-acid sequence MARQRFAIAWIACLAVLFNAFAMPLASAMQQTDDPVKRLMWGSFCSSNGASLKTIALGKLEVPAPQDDHSAMQHCWCCSGSAQLLALPGHVPQLYVTRFEALRSLPAPALQNPTPRQQWPSLNPRASPTV is encoded by the coding sequence ATGGCCCGTCAACGCTTTGCAATTGCCTGGATCGCCTGCCTTGCAGTGCTGTTCAATGCGTTTGCCATGCCGTTGGCCAGTGCGATGCAGCAGACGGATGACCCGGTCAAGCGGCTGATGTGGGGCAGTTTTTGTTCTTCCAACGGCGCCAGCCTGAAGACGATCGCCCTGGGTAAGCTGGAAGTTCCGGCGCCGCAGGATGATCATTCCGCCATGCAGCATTGCTGGTGTTGCTCGGGCTCCGCGCAGTTGCTGGCGTTGCCGGGGCATGTGCCGCAGTTGTATGTCACGCGGTTCGAAGCACTGCGCAGCCTGCCCGCGCCTGCCTTGCAGAACCCCACGCCACGCCAGCAATGGCCGAGCCTCAATCCCCGCGCCTCTCCAACGGTCTGA
- a CDS encoding DNA-binding protein, giving the protein MTNKPRTQNPTRPAESTIIEHIIANPEFAHALSLEADELKRDEPKVAARLTQWLKKAQYLPDRQAKFTNFDTADHLQTQEDMDAFLEACIEEDPGDGSLIKMAQADIARATRRLNATS; this is encoded by the coding sequence ATGACTAACAAACCCCGTACGCAGAACCCGACTCGGCCTGCTGAAAGTACGATTATCGAACACATAATCGCGAATCCCGAGTTCGCACACGCGCTAAGCCTTGAGGCCGACGAACTAAAACGGGATGAACCCAAAGTCGCAGCCCGATTGACCCAATGGCTGAAAAAAGCCCAATACCTGCCTGATAGACAGGCAAAATTCACAAATTTCGACACTGCGGACCATCTTCAAACACAAGAAGATATGGATGCTTTCCTCGAAGCCTGCATCGAAGAAGACCCGGGCGATGGTTCATTGATCAAAATGGCGCAAGCCGATATTGCCCGCGCAACTCGCAGGCTCAACGCCACTTCATAG
- a CDS encoding DUF6124 family protein — MIKLTPNPPVRLFTVADGISTEDLLVNLSETLASANALSCDLAFDLEGSKREELLGVAQLIELAQLLAERAHDGVGQATAAGS; from the coding sequence ATGATCAAACTCACCCCCAATCCCCCCGTCCGGCTGTTCACCGTGGCCGACGGCATCAGCACCGAAGACCTGCTGGTCAATCTCAGCGAAACACTCGCCTCGGCCAATGCGCTGAGTTGCGACCTGGCCTTTGACCTGGAAGGATCGAAAAGAGAGGAGTTGCTGGGCGTCGCGCAGTTGATTGAGCTTGCCCAGTTGTTAGCCGAACGGGCTCATGATGGTGTCGGGCAGGCTACAGCGGCAGGCAGCTGA
- a CDS encoding cobalt-precorrin-6A reductase: protein MNKILLLGGVTEALAIARTLGPGHIYSLAGVGRVPTDLTCQVRVGGYGGAAGLAQFVRDEQISLILDATHPYAAQISRNAAEAAKLCSVPCWALRRPAWQPQAGDDWREVSDWAELIEALEPFKRPLFTLGREPLQHLEEIPEGQFWTLRALDVYPGNGRCEVIGARGPFLIDEERALFERRQIDVLISKNSGSTATEPKLEVAREQGLPVLVLKRPVLAAVDREFTNVAEVLLAIRSR, encoded by the coding sequence ATGAACAAGATTCTGCTGCTGGGTGGCGTGACGGAAGCGCTGGCCATCGCGCGAACCTTGGGGCCTGGGCATATCTACAGCCTGGCCGGGGTTGGGCGGGTGCCTACCGATCTCACCTGCCAAGTGCGGGTCGGTGGTTACGGTGGCGCCGCAGGCTTGGCGCAATTCGTTCGCGATGAACAGATCAGCCTGATCCTCGACGCGACCCACCCGTATGCAGCGCAAATCAGCCGCAATGCAGCCGAGGCAGCGAAGCTGTGCAGCGTGCCATGTTGGGCATTGCGCCGACCCGCGTGGCAGCCGCAGGCCGGTGATGATTGGCGTGAGGTGAGTGACTGGGCCGAGCTGATCGAAGCGCTTGAGCCTTTCAAGCGGCCACTGTTTACCCTGGGACGCGAACCGTTACAGCACCTCGAGGAAATCCCTGAGGGGCAATTCTGGACATTGCGCGCACTGGATGTGTATCCGGGCAATGGGCGTTGTGAAGTGATCGGCGCCCGCGGGCCGTTTTTGATCGACGAAGAACGTGCGCTGTTTGAGCGCCGCCAGATCGACGTGCTGATCAGCAAGAACAGCGGCAGCACGGCTACCGAACCGAAGCTCGAAGTGGCGCGGGAACAGGGGCTACCGGTGTTGGTGTTGAAGCGACCGGTGTTGGCGGCGGTGGATCGAGAATTCACCAACGTGGCTGAGGTGCTGCTGGCAATCCGTTCTCGCTGA
- the cbiE gene encoding precorrin-6y C5,15-methyltransferase (decarboxylating) subunit CbiE: MSPWLTVVGIGEDGFKGLGRNARHALLRATRIIGAQRQLDLLPLCISGERQLWPSPFSLAPVLARRGEPVCVLASGDPMFYGVGASLARQVATEELLILPAPSSVSLAAARLGWPLQEVVSVSVVARPLAAIHAHLASGVRLLVLSNDGSSPALIAALLAERGYGPSRLSVFEHLGGAQERRIDGIAQSWGEPAVADLNLLAIDCLADPDAPRLSRLAGLPDAAFKHDGQLTKRDVRAITLARLAPMPGELLWDVGAGSGSIGIEWMRAHSSCRALAIEADEGRQALIEYNRDALGVPGLQLVRGTAPQALDGLEAPDAIFIGGGVTRDGVLDTCWQRLRPGGRLVANAVTLQSEMTLMNWRAEHGGELTRVHVAQAQPLGEFDTWRQALPITLLEVVKPL, from the coding sequence ATGTCGCCCTGGCTGACGGTAGTAGGCATCGGTGAAGACGGCTTCAAGGGCCTGGGCAGAAACGCCCGGCATGCCCTGCTGCGCGCCACGCGGATTATAGGGGCTCAGCGCCAGTTGGACCTTTTACCACTGTGTATCAGTGGTGAGCGCCAGTTATGGCCAAGCCCGTTTTCCCTGGCGCCGGTGCTGGCGCGGCGCGGTGAGCCGGTGTGCGTACTGGCCAGCGGTGATCCGATGTTCTACGGCGTGGGCGCCAGCCTGGCGCGGCAGGTGGCGACTGAAGAACTGTTGATCTTGCCGGCGCCCTCCTCCGTATCCCTGGCGGCGGCGCGGCTGGGCTGGCCGTTGCAGGAGGTGGTGAGCGTGTCTGTGGTGGCCCGGCCGTTGGCGGCGATCCATGCGCACCTGGCCAGTGGCGTGCGCTTGCTGGTGTTGAGCAATGACGGCAGCAGCCCGGCGTTGATTGCCGCATTATTGGCCGAGCGCGGCTATGGCCCCAGCCGGTTGAGCGTGTTTGAACACCTGGGCGGCGCGCAGGAGCGACGTATCGACGGCATCGCGCAGTCGTGGGGTGAGCCAGCGGTGGCCGACCTTAACCTGCTCGCCATCGACTGCCTGGCCGATCCCGACGCACCGCGCCTGTCGCGCCTCGCCGGCCTGCCGGATGCGGCCTTCAAACACGACGGCCAACTGACCAAACGCGATGTGCGCGCCATCACCCTAGCCCGCCTCGCCCCGATGCCCGGCGAGCTGCTCTGGGACGTGGGCGCGGGCAGCGGCTCCATCGGCATCGAATGGATGCGCGCACATTCAAGCTGCCGGGCACTGGCGATCGAAGCCGACGAAGGCCGCCAAGCCTTGATCGAATATAACCGTGACGCGCTCGGCGTACCCGGCCTGCAACTGGTTCGCGGCACCGCGCCGCAGGCATTGGACGGCCTGGAAGCCCCGGACGCGATCTTTATCGGTGGCGGCGTCACCCGTGATGGCGTACTCGATACCTGCTGGCAACGGCTGCGTCCGGGGGGGCGCTTGGTTGCCAATGCCGTCACCCTGCAGAGCGAAATGACCCTGATGAACTGGCGCGCGGAGCACGGCGGTGAACTGACGCGCGTTCATGTGGCCCAGGCGCAGCCGTTGGGCGAGTTCGATACGTGGCGCCAGGCATTGCCGATTACCTTGCTGGAAGTGGTCAAGCCGCTATGA